The Kryptolebias marmoratus isolate JLee-2015 linkage group LG1, ASM164957v2, whole genome shotgun sequence sequence AATCTGTTGACCATACAATATTTTACCTAGGCTTTAGACGGCATAACACCGGAAGTAGTACTCTGTGTGTCGCGTTTGAACTAGTCCCATGTGTTTCCGAGAGTCAGTAGCTCAAAGCGCCTAAAATGTTCCCTTTGATGGTAAGACGCGTAATTTTATGACATTTCTTTTTAGCACTTGACACTTGAGAGTTCGCATAAATGTCGGACACCTCAGAGGAATGGAAGGTAGCTCGGCGGCGAAAAGGTGCGCCGAAGAAATTTAAATCTCACCAAGTTTCTTCAGCATCATCCTTCCACCAGGAGGAGCATCTGGATGTCGGGAAACTTATCAAAATAATCAGAGACACGGAGTAAGAAATCATACAGACTCGATAAAAGTATATGTTCCTTCGTGTTTGTCCATAAACCGTCTTaaatgttcagatattttgttttcttaggtCTGAACTAAGATGCGAGGATTTTTGGTCACAGTGGAAAAGTGAGTATGTTGCACTACTTTAACTGCCACCAGATATTTCGTTTGATTCTTGAAGGATGTAGTTTGCAGACTTAATTACAATGCTATCTTTAGAGCAGCTGCTTCTGGCAGCTTCAGGACTTCCAGAGAGCAATGACACTAAGGACCATTTGGAGAGGAACCCAGAAGACACACAATGTCAACagctggagtgtgtgtgttatggCCTTGGATCCTTCTCTTCTTGCGTCTCAGCTCGGTACCAGCTTGCCatgttgctgctgcttctggATGCTGGACAGGTCAGAGATGGACTCCATCCGTGTTATAACTAAGACCAATGAGACATCTGTTTAATTCAAGTTATTGTCCCTTTCCCTGTAGATCCCACTGCAGGACTGCTCTGTTTATGATCCTGCATTCTCCTCTGCTGAGAGGGACGTTTTGAAAGAGCTGGGTTTGACTGTACTCGCAGAAAATGAGGTCAGCTGATCGTAATTCTTGTCTTTTATTCTGTCAGACAAGTGAAACACTACTTTCAGGTGTACAATACAGGTAGCTGCTGccattttacaaattaaactacagattgttattattattggacCATTCTTTTTTAGGAGCATTTCAATGTGTAATTTGCGAAAACTAGTTTATAGAACTCAAAGTTGTTCAGGAGAGTAGTTTAAAGACATgatgggggaggggggcagtTCTCACCATTTGATCACTGGGTTCATTCCTTTAGGGTCAGCTGGGCGATGCCGTGTGTACAAGAGATAATTAGCGGAGAAGGGAGAAGCCTCCtcttaaatggaaaacaaagcGTTTGCTTAAATTAGGGGTGATCTATCAGCACAATCTAAGTTTATGGTGTCCTTTAACAGCTGACAACATAAATGCAACAGggtcaataaaattaaaataccaGAAATACCTACTGCTTTACACAGAACCTGTAATTCTTCAACTCCTTTTTAATTGGCTGACTTTATTCTTCACATTTGGATCTTGGAAGTggaaaaaactttgttttgtttgtatcagTCACATAGTTTAGCCGGTTGCTGGTGCAGCATCCCCAGCTGATAACCCTGCTTGACATGGAGGGCGAACCGCGCCCACCCAGCTAGCCGCTTTGTTGCTCGGGCTGCAGATGGTGTGCAGCCGCTGACATTTAAGATGATTTTCTAACAATTTCACTTTGcattcattgttttaaatattatgaaatcAACACATGGTGAAAAACCCATCATCATCCCTTTCCTCTACAGGAGGGGAAGCGTCAAGCCACTAAGCCCACCCTGTTTTATCTTATGCACTGTGGAAAAGCCCTGTACAACAACCTGCTGTGGAAGAACTGGAGCGCACAGTGTTTGACTCTGGTGGTGATCATTGGGAACAGCTTCAACGGCATTACGGAGAGGTTTGCATAAGACGTGCATAATGAAGGTGATGTTTTAACGAGTAGATAAGAGATggagtgatgttttttttctgttgcaggaCCATTGAGAGGGAGCTGAAGCGGGACTACAGCTACATCAGTAAGGCTGTGGGTTTGTGTGAGGACAGACCGCTGCCGTGTCCTTCCCATCTGATAGATGTCTTCAGTGACACAGCACTTATCACTTTTCCCTCTGACAGCCTTAACAGACTCCCACAGTCTTTTTGGGCTGAGCCACCCGAGCCTCAGTACCTACACTGCTCAGATTTGGAGATTATCCTAAAACAATCATCTCTCTCAGAAACTCCTGAAACTGATGATAGATAACAGTggacttttctttccttttttaacttgacatatattttacagctttttaaataaatgagttaTCCCATAAATCTGAATATTGTCCTTGTGAGCCACTGTCATGGTAAATGGAAACAatgtaaaacatctgtttggtTAAAATCCTAAACTACAACAAACATATCTATGTTTGAATTTATAACAagactttgttttaatcagatttCTATTTTACACATCACGTTTACATGCATATTTATTGAGTTTTAGGTCAAAGTCAAGCATCAATAACAaagttgttgttaaaaaaaagggaacagatGTTTATTACACCAAAGTAAAAAGTTTAAtattgaaagagaaaaaaagaggctaaAACAGCACAGCCTCTCACAGCATCTATGACAGCAAAACGTTACAACATAAAGTAGTACTCATCCTTTTTCATAAGGCTGTCTTTCTGTTCTTTGAATCACTTTACGTTTTAAACCCTGGGAGAGTTTCATCTTACAGCAGAGACTTTAGTAAAACTTGTTCACAAGCCATTGTGTGCAGTGTTTTCACTCCTCAGCTGCCTCGTTGGCAGCGGCACTATCTACTCCATTTACTGCTTTGCTTCCTATTCCGTTGCTTGGCTTCGAAACAACATCTGCCCAGGTCAGTGTACTTTTAAGGACTGATGGGCTGGCTAAGACGTCCACATCTCCATTTTTCTCCCCCGAGTCTGACTTTATCTGACCAGCTCCTGCCCCTTCTCTGTCACcgttttcatcagttttctcTGGCTCTGCCCCGTGGCCATTAGCTAACACACTCCCGGCACTCTCAGGAGAAGCggcttcctcctgctgctcctgttggcctttgctgtttttctcctccGCCTTGTTTCCTCCGTCCTCGGCTTCCTTTCCACACCTCACATCCGAGACGGGAAGCTCGAATGGAAGTTTGATTCCCAGTTGTCTCGCTGCCTCAAGCTTTCGCTCCAAGTGTTTCTGCTTGAACTCCTGGAGCCTGTCGCTGTGAAAATACATTAGAGTCACGAGGGGGGTTTTAGAACAGACAGAGTACTGAAAAATATAGAataaattttgtaaaatatgagtttatttGAAACCACACATTagtctttaaattatttttaagtgctTAATACACAGTACTCCTTATCACTGTGGAAAATATCTCAATCTTTGACTCGTCTGACTATGATACTTGTCTCCTGAAGGTTTTTGGCTCATCCATGCAGGCAGGTTGAGCTTGATGGAATCACTTTTGGAGCAGGGGCTCCTCCTTTAGTCAGTGGATGGTGACACTGTTCCTGAACAACCTACCcagtttcctttctttttcctttccttttattttacacagtgaTGAACTCTTTAttgtcactttaaaaataaatctgggtGGATTAGGACTCTCTTTTACTACCAAATCAACCTACTGACTTGTTGTGTATCTAACTAATTGTgaactgctctttttttctggttcctGGTACATGTTTCATGGAAAATGTTGCTTTGGCATCAAATCCAAAATTAGCAGATACCTTTACAAATCTCAACATCTCCTTTGCATATTTGCTACATTGTCCTTGAAGTACTTTCAGGTAAATATGTTGTTGAAGTGATTTTGATCATATTTTCCAACCTATGATTATCCAATAAATAGTCCTTTTTGCACATCTCAGTAAATATTTACCTGCGGGTAATCCTCCTGATCCCTGTCGCCAGAACCATCTGCTCCAGAATGGTGTCAGTCGTTGGGCTTAGACACTGACAATGGAGAAGACGGGAATGTGAAacaatgtttctctttttgtgaaACAGTATGCACATTAGCTCAGATCCGTACCTCGACGGTTTGCTCAGAGCACTCAGCTCCTGCCTGCCTGAGAGTTCGCTCTACTTTCACTGCCTGCTTGGTTATGGTGCTCAGGAACTCTTTGCTGCAGCGTGTCTGAGGGTGATCCTCCCCAAACTACAAGAGAATTTAACCATAAGATGACATGCTAACACAACCAGTCTACCACATTTAGTCTCTCAGTTATACACGGTTACAAACCAGCGTGGTGAATGCAGACAGAGCCTCTTTCTCATGTGTCATGGCACCTCTGTAGTCACCCTTACTGCACATCCACTGGGCCAGCAGGTGCTGACTGCATGAAGAATGAAGCAAGAGAAACAGTGATGATTTGGAAACGGAAAGATACACATGCAAAGGCAAAAATACAGTATTATCGCCCCTTTACCTTTTATGGTGGGCAATAACAGGTGTGCTTTGAGGGAGATCTTACCTGAGAGCAGTATGCAGATTTGTAGCTCCGAAGAAGGAAGTGTTAAGTCTCAGAGCGTTCTTTAGGAACTGTTCTGTCTGATCTCCTGCCAGAACCAGACCAAGACAGCTCTGCATGGAAACAATCAGAAGGCCGTGAGTGGTGCACAAATggcatttcttcttttattataCGGCAATACATTTTCGTACAAGCAtgcagtaaatatttattttagttcctGTGACCTACGTCCAGTGTTGCAGTGAACGGGTGGTCTTCTCCATGAACCGTTAGCATCAGCAGGCGAGCTCTGAGAAGACACTTCTGAGCCAGGACCGTCTCCCCTCCAGCGTACACATACACAGCCAGGAGAGCCTTTGGATCACACCACAATCGTGTTCATCACACTGTGACAACTGGACAGAAGTGTGGATGTTCAAACGCACAGCTGTACTCACATATTGCTGAATAGTGTTAGGATGGTCAAAGCCGAGCACCCTCTCGCTGATGACCACTGTTTTCAGCTGCACACTGCGAgcctgaacaacaacaacaataaaaaggcaAACTGGTCATGAAGAATCattattcagtcttgtaaaacATTCTGATATTAGAGAATCtgcattttctctaaaaaaaaattcagtgtaaatgctgagtgttaaataactttgctgaaatttgcttaAGAAGCTGAATTGTTGACGTTAAAGGAAACACACTGACACTACTCTGACATTAAGAGAAAGTGCAATATGTGTTAATTCAACattaaagtattttcttttacaattatGTTAATGTAATTAATGTATAAAACTACATGAAATCAAAgcctagcatcccttgaaggactgcatatcacctgccacctttcatgccagagttttagagaaagatcatcttatgttgagaaatgatggcacTGTAGTTATGTGAGATCTCACACATTATTGTGGGCCGTTACGCTCAGAgttttctgaatgactctcagttactaccgcatcaaattttagctcaatatctgtaaaacggactaaATTATaagcagttttgtgttttctataaggtcagttggatgtggtggccatcttgagttaagTTGGCtctcatttcctgaaagtttcattaaaatctgtccagcacttcatgaaatattttgctaacagccggtgttgactccaaatagctaatggcaaaattttaaagatGGTAACTGAAGctggtttaaagtaaaaaaaacaatattttagctttaaattttgCACAACATGTGCTTTTAACTCCTGATCCACAGCCCCCCATTACTGGTTCATGCAAGTAAAATACCTCTAAGTGTGCTTGTCATTAAGTTAGTTCAGTTAAGATGTAACCCTCCACTGTATATGTGCAGGGATGTAGAGTAGTGGTATACCTCAGCTGCCTTCCCCTGCAGGTAGGTCACCTTGGCCAACAGGCTGTGGCAATAACACGCCTCGGGGTGCAGATCATCGCACACCCTGCTAAACAGGAAGGCtgcctccttcagctgctcgtGGGCCTGATCCAGCAGACCTGCAATCGAGAAAAACccacagccatttttgtacaGAATatgaaatgataataaaaataataacaacagatCTAATCAAAAACTTGTTGagcaagttatttttttaaacatacccTTCTGAATGGAGTTCTGTGCTGCGTGGTATGCTTTTGAAGCATCCACGGTTGGCATGTGAATGTGTTTCACCACAGGGAAGATGTTGAGGATGTCATCTGGACTGATGGGGGCTTTGTTTTGGTGGTCGAAGAAGTAGTCTCTCAATCTCAACTAGTGCagacacaaagttaaaaaattttgttgtatttttatccCTGCAGCTATTTTTGCTATTAGTGTTTAGTAATCCACTAAATCCAAGTTTTATGTGTCTGGTACCTGCACTCCTGTCTTTAAGCAGAATTCTCTGAGCAGAGAAATTTTTTGAAGGCCATAGTGCTCTACCAGGTGGTTCAGACCAGAGCTGTCACATAAAAAGAACAGTTAAACCCTGAAATAAGGTAAtgttgaatttgatggcagcaacacatctcaaactAGAAGCACTGGGAGAGCATATATCTCCACCAAAACCATACCGTCAATAAACAGTAGTCCAATccgatcataatctggatcaccatcaaaaattaattgtgttttgcaacaacctcaacatttactgaaaatgtcatcaacttttgttcattagttttttttaatattcttgcgaaacaaacaaacaaaccaaccaaccaactcAAACGAAAACAACCTCCTTAGCAGAGGTAAAAAGACGGGAGAGGACCGTGTCTCTCTCTGTGAAacatctcctctttttttcacaacactCTGTAAACacccaggagctgaggagagcagctgctggaggttttggaggcaTTATTGtctcattcttgtctgatgtaggattctagctgctcaacagtcctgggtctttgctggagTTTACATTTCCTGATGCTCCAAATGTTTTCTGATGGTGAGAGGTctggtcagttcagcacctggactcttctaatATGAAGCCGtgctgctggaatggatgcagtctTTGGTTTAgtattgtcttgctgaaaaatgcaaggccttccctgataAAGATGTCTGGATGGGCTCATAATGTTGTTTAAAGACCGGTACATACTTTTCTACATTGTTGGTgccttttcagatgtgtaagctATCCATGCCATGGatactaatgcacccccataccatcagagaggctggcttttaaactgtgtgttgATAACAGACTGGTTGGTCCTtttcctctttagtatggaggatgTGAAGTCTGtggtttaaactttgatttgtcTGATTGTAGAACTGTTTtcccactttgcctcagtttattttaaatgagctttggcaAAGCGAAGacagcagcgtttctggattGTGTTCACACAACTTCTTTGCATGATCAAGCTTTACCGTGCATCTGTGGATAACAAGGCAAACTGTGTTTAATTACACTAacttgtggaagtgttcctgagccacgcagtgatgtccagaacagaatcagacctgtttttaatgaagatCACAatcatccaatattgactttcagtcttgtacTTTGAGGTCAGAGACTTCTccagattttttaaatcttttgatgataatATGAACTGTGGATGACATGACTTTCAAAGTCAAATTCAGTCTCTCTAAGATGCTCTTTTTATGctcagtcctcttactgacctgttgcttattaacctaattagtttatttttacaacctcTTGTTGGCCCTGCCCCAGGTTTTTTTAGATATAttgctgtcatcaaattcaaaatgagcttatcttttcttaaaaatagcaaaaaaaaaaattagtttaaatgtttgatatgtttactatgttccattgtgagcaaaatatgagtttatgaaatttgcaaatcattgctttctgttcTATTTAAGAAGAACTGGTTGTCCTCACCCGAGACTGTCAGAGATGCCATAAGTTTCAACAGCATCTTGGCAAACCAGATTCCACAGCTCAGTTCCTGTGAGCATGCTCCAGGGCGTGTTCTCGGAGGCCCCCGCGCCGCGGCCACGCCGTCTTGACTTTTTCTTAGTCTCCTCCCCCACAGGAGAGGGGGTGAAGTGGTGAACCAACAGGCAGCCGAGGAAGTGACTGATGGCCGCAGCAAGACTCGGCACGTCCACACCCTACAAAGATACGCACGATCACAGGCCGCCTTTCATTTTCTGATGTGAATCCACACCACCTCTACAATGAAGGTGtttagagattaaaaaaaacagggattattataaaacaatgtAATCTACCTGGAGGAAAGTATTGAACACTCTTCTTGTTGAGCGGATAAAAATTTCACCCATCGCTGATCTCTGTTGAAGACAAAGAGAATTGTAGATAAAAGGTGGTTGCATTaagagttttttaaatgtgttttttaggaaaaaaacagacaaaccatTATATGCCTCAGGGACTCCTTGTGTTCTGACTGAGAAATAGCCTTGACGAGGTGGCCCAGGTACCGCAGGTTGATGCCTTTTAGGTGCAGCGCCTGCTTTAGAGAAGCTCCATCCATTGGCGCCTCATTGCTCTGTTGGCACGACTGCAACtgcaaatgcacacaaacatgaggtGAACTGAGTGTATTTTAACATATAATGTGCCTGTGACAGGATGCTAACAGAAGGAAGCCACTCACAAAAGCTGGTATCTGGTGTGTGACGATGaaagctgcagcttctctcAGTAACCTCTCCTGCAGAGCTGTCGTTGCACTTTCACTAGGTGGAAAATGTATCCCTAAATACAAAACGCAGGAGGCATGTGCCCCATGAGATTGGCTCATATATGTGTCTGCATTATTTTCTGTGAATGCACAGTTAAGATTTCGTACCTGGAGAGAAAACATTTGGGTTGAATCGCATCTCGAAGATAATGTTACTAACTGAGCCCACTTCTTTACACGCAGCTTGCACTGCCTCTGTTGCCCGAGAGTCGTCTGCGAGAATAAAAGAAGTGGTCCAATATTAAAGGTATTACTGAACCCTAGCTTGaacttgtatttgtttaaatgtactAAACACTTCTTACTGGCTGTTGCACATTCCTCAAAGCCTCCATTTTCATCTAACTTCTCCCTGACATGCTGAGTGAACTGGCAAtgtctaaaaatataaacaaaatattcaacttaattaaattttttttttaattgacttcAGAAGTCTTTTCTATCATTTTGAACTCACTTATGTTGGATGAAAGCCTGCAGCAGCTCTGGCCTCAGCCTACAGAGTCTGTGAGGAAAACTCTTTGGAAGTCCAGAGGTGGTTTTATAATTCTCTGGCCAGCCTTCTTTCTCACAACctctcttctcttcctcctcatcttcttctTTACTGCTTTTActgctctcttcttcttcttcagtagTTGTCTGACTTTGTCTCTCCTCTTCCGGACAAAAGTTGGCATCAGCAGGGAAGGTCCTGAACACATCGAGTAAGTAGAACCTCCTGTCGGCCCCCAGCAGCCCCTGAGCATCCACTGAGGTGAACAGTGGGACCTGGTAACCGTTGGGTGCCACAACAACATGTCTCTGAATCGAAAGAGATTTGGCGGAGTGAGCCAAGAGGGACAGCAGCTGCCGGCGTTGGGTGGACTCTTGGGGCCCTGAGTTCACCCCGTAGAGCAAACCTCTAAACCCAGAAGGAGAAAAGCAATTAGCagtaaaatcacaataaaacaccTAACACAGCTCAGTCTCACATAGAAAAATCAGCCCACCTCGAAGCAGGAGAAGCTTCCTGGTCCTGCTCTGAGCTTTCCAAGCCAGGAGCCAGACCCTGAGCAGACAGACGCACCCCTCTGTAATCTACAATGGCTGTAGGTAGAGTGTGCAGCCCCTGCAACCCCTCCAGGTCGCTGTAAGCCTGAACACCTTTGAGCTCCAGTCTCTGAGCTGCCCTGCAATTAAAAAATGAGAGGAGAACTAAAAATGGACTCAAAGCTGATTTGCGTAATTTTTCATGTTGAGTCTAGTCATAACCCTCATTCAGTCCTTCATATGTCTGGATAAATTTAGATCACATTTAGTCTAAGTAGTGAAGTCAcgagtaaaaataagaaagacaCACAGCCCAAATCTGTGAATTACGCAAAACataagaagcacaaaaaaagaagcagtgtgtttagggtcgttgtcctgctggaaggtgaacttCTCTTCCCAGTCTCAAATATCCGGGAAACCCCAAATGTTCCTCTCAAGaatttctctgtgttttgctccatccatctttcctctgactctgaccagtttcccagttcctgctgataaaaaaacattccCACAGCATGACGCCGCCACCACCACCTTCACTGTGGGGTTGACGTTCTCAGCGTGATGAGAGGTGGGAGACTTGCCTCAGACATGGTGTTGTTTTTGATTGACTAAAACGTCTTGGTTTAGAGTTATccgaccacagcaccttctccCACATATTTTTAATATGACTTTTGTCATAttgctttactttttctttaaccaGTGGCTTTTCCTGCCACTCTACTGCTTATAATGGTTGTATCAACAGATATtctcatctctgcagaagagctgctcaGTTTAACCAGGGTTATCTGTGGCCTCCTGCTTGTTTCTCTAGTTAATTCCCTCTTTGCATGAtttgtgagttttggtggacaaCCCTCTTTTGCTaagtttgctgtggtgacataatcttttcattttctaataatGAATTAATGGTGCTCCATGGGATGTTTACagtttggaattttttttataaccaaaCCCTGGTCTGTTCTTCttcacaactttgtctctggcATGTGTGGacagttccttggtcttcatgatgtctcttgcttggtggtcGGTGTGGACTCTGGGTGCTATTACAACAGGTGTAGagcaggtggatcttatttaacaaaTGATGTGGCTTCAGAGGGTAATGGTTTGGGAGAAGGGAGGAAATACATTCAGTATGCATGCTccacttttcagtttcattatttaaaaataaatcatttttccCTATATAACTTCAttaaactgaagttatttttatagAATTATTGCTTATAATCAAGCCTCCCACAAACTGTTCTGTtcttgctaatgttagctaaagtttttctttttttatcatctttgaCTGGGTTTAGATGTCtacaaactttaatcttttagactaaaattagccaaacttcagctcagatATTTTCTAAACAGTTTAGATATTGTTTAGATGTCTTTATAACCCCCAAAACACTCAGTTGGATAATAAAAAATTCACATGAAACCATGGTACACATTGTAAACCTTAaatgcacacataaaaacaaactgctttgcATCTAGACAATGTTTTCACACttttgtgtgcgtttgtgtgtttgtctgctgttACCTGCGGCCCCTCTCGCCACCAAACACTGAACCCGTGGCCCCCTGGCTCATGAACAAGCCACCCCACAGGAAAGCTGGGTCCTCTGGGTTTCCATTTACTGGTTCAACAAATCCGTCTATGACAGTCTCTGCCCCCTGCATGACAGCCCTCACAAACGCACTGTTTACCTGAGGTGTAAGCAGAAAGTGGATGAGAAAACAACTCAGAACTGTCCTCCCTGTTGCAACTATCCAAGCTCTTGTTGCCTACTTGTAGCAGagctctgtctctctgcagccTCTCCTCCAGACTTCCTTGTGGAAGATCTCTTGCTGCTTGTAGCTCCTCATTCCAGTCTGGAGCCTAAATGCAACAAAGGCATAAAGTTGCTTATATAGTTCAATGCAGTATCATTGCCAACCCAAACTGCAACACCAAATAACCTGTGTTGCTGCCTGATCATCCACTCCCAATCTACTGAAGGTGTTTTTGTGAGCACGTGAGGAGCAGGGAGGCCCGAGCCAGCTCAGTGTGTGGTAAGGAGTGGGCATCACCTCCACTGGTGGCTGGGTTGGCCTAATGGAGGAAAGAGAAGTTAGAATACACACTTAAATCCGTATCTACCTTTTCTGAATACACAGATTTTCAAgcttgtttacttgtttttgagTGTGGTGAAGGTTTGTTTGAATGCAGGGCTGATGTGACAGAGCAAGTCAGTGAAACAGTGACAAACAGGCGAAGACTGAGCAGGACGGGGATCAAATGCATCTTCTGTTGACCTGGAGATGGTAAAAAAACTTCTGTCATATATGTTGTGACTTATTCAACAGTCTTAATGTCACTTAAAGTTGTTCcacaaaatatcaaaatcaCCTGTTGAGGAAGAAACCTTTGGGACAGGATGTGATGTCACAGCGTCGTCCTTCTGTCGTCACCACAGTGATGTACATGAAGTCTccctgcagcttcctgtgtcCTGGAGGAGGGTTCCAGCAGCTGAGAGCCAGGTCCTTCAAGTAACTGTGAGCCTGATGAGACAAACATAAAGAATACTGgactcagtttgtgtgttttggtgagTTAGTCGAAGGCCCAAACAGTCTTTGCAGCTTTTAACTCACCTCTGGTTGAGAGCTGTGTGGCAGCAAGGCCATGAGGGGTCTCTCGGACGAACCGGGGAGGAGATACTCGGGTGGAGCTTCGTCCTGGTTGGTCGATTCTGCCTTTGCATTAGATAAAGAGCGCTTCAGGCTCTTCCCATTTGACAAGCTAGTGTCTGCACCAGGCACAAAGAGAGATTTTTAGAATGAGTTTCTGCTCTTCTGCTGCCCTCTTGCCTCAGTGAACAGCTTGTGTGTTTACCaggtgcttgtgtgtgtgtgagggtctCCAGTATGCTCGGGGAACATCCTTCTCTCAGTGCATCATGAGGTCCGGACGCTCTCAGCAGCTCCATGACACGAGCCAGGTGGAGCCTGGCTGAGTGGGTGGTGTAAGGCTCTGGAACAACACGCATGGGTTAACATGAAATTCAGAAATGACCTTCTTTATGAAAGTCACAGTAAGGTGGGAAAGGTCTAATGAACTCgtgaaatgaactgaattgTTTACTCAGAATGTGAAGGACAAAGACTTCAGCATGTAAGCATCCACTTACAGTGACTACCACTTTAGTTAAGGtggtttacatttaaaattttgacaatACTGGTCACAGATCAATAAATATTGTAATAGTAAGATTTATTGTGTCTTGAACAAGTATTCACACCCCTtgtgatagaccaacacaaagtg is a genomic window containing:
- the si:ch211-166a6.5 gene encoding clustered mitochondria protein homolog translates to MKDKVRRGGGKNQAKTEAAVVLGGEDAVSIKQDEGTSFPVKIQGAGVEPFELQVHGFWLVQDALVTLLSRNEVCPRSNLSLALTGTALDPRADLQSLKSLKAGAIIRLMEEPYTTHSARLHLARVMELLRASGPHDALREGCSPSILETLTHTQAPDTSLSNGKSLKRSLSNAKAESTNQDEAPPEYLLPGSSERPLMALLPHSSQPEAHSYLKDLALSCWNPPPGHRKLQGDFMYITVVTTEGRRCDITSCPKGFFLNRSTEDAFDPRPAQSSPVCHCFTDLLCHISPAFKQTFTTLKNKPTQPPVEVMPTPYHTLSWLGPPCSSRAHKNTFSRLGVDDQAATQAPDWNEELQAARDLPQGSLEERLQRDRALLQVNSAFVRAVMQGAETVIDGFVEPVNGNPEDPAFLWGGLFMSQGATGSVFGGERGRRAAQRLELKGVQAYSDLEGLQGLHTLPTAIVDYRGVRLSAQGLAPGLESSEQDQEASPASRGLLYGVNSGPQESTQRRQLLSLLAHSAKSLSIQRHVVVAPNGYQVPLFTSVDAQGLLGADRRFYLLDVFRTFPADANFCPEEERQSQTTTEEEEESSKSSKEEDEEEEKRGCEKEGWPENYKTTSGLPKSFPHRLCRLRPELLQAFIQHKHCQFTQHVREKLDENGGFEECATANDSRATEAVQAACKEVGSVSNIIFEMRFNPNVFSPGIHFPPSESATTALQERLLREAAAFIVTHQIPAFLQSCQQSNEAPMDGASLKQALHLKGINLRYLGHLVKAISQSEHKESLRHIMRSAMGEIFIRSTRRVFNTFLQGVDVPSLAAAISHFLGCLLVHHFTPSPVGEETKKKSRRRGRGAGASENTPWSMLTGTELWNLVCQDAVETYGISDSLGSGLNHLVEHYGLQKISLLREFCLKTGVQLRLRDYFFDHQNKAPISPDDILNIFPVVKHIHMPTVDASKAYHAAQNSIQKGLLDQAHEQLKEAAFLFSRVCDDLHPEACYCHSLLAKVTYLQGKAAEARSVQLKTVVISERVLGFDHPNTIQQYALLAVYVYAGGETVLAQKCLLRARLLMLTVHGEDHPFTATLDSCLGLVLAGDQTEQFLKNALRLNTSFFGATNLHTALSQHLLAQWMCSKGDYRGAMTHEKEALSAFTTLFGEDHPQTRCSKEFLSTITKQAVKVERTLRQAGAECSEQTVECLSPTTDTILEQMVLATGIRRITRSDRLQEFKQKHLERKLEAARQLGIKLPFELPVSDVRCGKEAEDGGNKAEEKNSKGQQEQQEEAASPESAGSVLANGHGAEPEKTDENGDREGAGAGQIKSDSGEKNGDVDVLASPSVLKSTLTWADVVSKPSNGIGSKAVNGVDSAAANEAAEE
- the srrd gene encoding SRR1-like protein, which codes for MSDTSEEWKVARRRKGAPKKFKSHQVSSASSFHQEEHLDVGKLIKIIRDTESELRCEDFWSQWKKQLLLAASGLPESNDTKDHLERNPEDTQCQQLECVCYGLGSFSSCVSARYQLAMLLLLLDAGQIPLQDCSVYDPAFSSAERDVLKELGLTVLAENEEGKRQATKPTLFYLMHCGKALYNNLLWKNWSAQCLTLVVIIGNSFNGITERTIERELKRDYSYISKAVGLCEDRPLPCPSHLIDVFSDTALITFPSDSLNRLPQSFWAEPPEPQYLHCSDLEIILKQSSLSETPETDDR